Proteins from a single region of Sphaerochaeta globosa str. Buddy:
- a CDS encoding lipid II:glycine glycyltransferase FemX, with amino-acid sequence MVVRSIDYKKFVCTGSVLQSSFWAAVKHGTGWIPYAFEVEDEDRTFSVLVLVKQVMPLLKIAYIPFGPPLSSQVGELLKHLAKALRKSLPSSVFALRFDLPFEEVNDQNVMLINGPRFKTCRESVQPEGTVRIDLHWGYHAVTLGYRDRAKRALRKASQVFEVGLWGSDGASFKRWYEIYLETAKRDGFSPRPAKYLKALLALDGKVSGDVDCKLLLATEKRKIVGGIIVLFSKTEAVYLYGASQRFDSLSCSHVLQDYAIKMACEKGCATYDLYGISGPKGRGSHLAGLEVFKLSFGGQAYYRTPSTDYVYAFLPWKLYAISEYVRYKFKRRVKPQEGAQPNS; translated from the coding sequence ATGGTTGTCCGGTCGATTGATTATAAAAAGTTTGTATGCACCGGATCGGTATTGCAGAGCAGCTTCTGGGCTGCTGTGAAACACGGTACCGGATGGATACCGTATGCTTTTGAAGTTGAGGATGAAGACAGGACTTTTTCAGTTTTGGTGCTCGTCAAACAGGTGATGCCCCTGCTGAAAATTGCCTACATACCGTTTGGGCCGCCGCTTTCCTCCCAGGTCGGAGAACTTCTCAAGCACCTTGCGAAGGCGTTGCGCAAGAGCCTTCCTTCTTCCGTTTTCGCCCTGCGATTCGATCTTCCCTTCGAGGAGGTCAATGACCAGAACGTCATGCTGATCAATGGCCCACGCTTCAAGACCTGCAGGGAAAGTGTACAACCCGAAGGTACGGTACGCATTGATCTCCACTGGGGATACCATGCAGTGACCCTGGGCTATCGCGACCGGGCAAAGCGTGCGCTGCGCAAGGCAAGCCAAGTCTTCGAAGTCGGGCTCTGGGGTTCCGATGGAGCCTCGTTCAAGCGGTGGTATGAAATCTATCTGGAAACAGCAAAGCGAGATGGTTTTTCCCCGCGCCCAGCCAAGTATCTGAAGGCCCTCTTGGCCCTCGATGGTAAAGTCTCCGGCGATGTAGATTGCAAGCTTCTGTTGGCTACTGAGAAACGAAAAATTGTAGGTGGAATCATTGTTTTGTTTTCCAAAACCGAGGCTGTGTATCTGTATGGGGCTTCCCAACGGTTTGATTCATTGTCTTGCTCGCATGTTTTACAGGATTACGCCATCAAGATGGCCTGTGAAAAAGGATGCGCCACCTATGACCTGTATGGGATTTCTGGTCCGAAGGGAAGAGGCAGCCATTTGGCGGGTTTGGAGGTTTTCAAGCTTTCCTTCGGGGGACAGGCGTATTATCGTACACCGTCCACCGACTATGTCTATGCATTTCTTCCTTGGAAACTCTACGCAATTTCAGAGTATGTCAGATACAAGTTCAAGCGCAGGGTCAAGCCTCAAGAAGGAGCCCAACCAAATTCTTGA
- a CDS encoding Mur ligase family protein — protein MKVLIFGLGMHGGGYSAASYFLDHGDEVRITDLKGACDLGSEMEALTLRGALCISGTHRSEDFLWADIVVKNPAIPPNHPMLAHARMVVNDFAWLFSSPWCEQVKIIGITGTKGKTTTSAAVAHVLTHAGYEAMQCGNMGISAFTVLREWERRHEQGRRLPDFLVVEFSSWQIRDSVQALHGQLPIMEVCALTNFYPDHLNSYQSIEQYLEDKLELFTPSIHMAVVPDVMMKRIQKQTKLDRRHIRGIDRSCPKELEQQPHLQSAYAILLALGLKYKSILKALESFQGVPHRIEQVGSLGSILFVNDSAATIPEAVHFSYAKFRSMAVHLICGGTDKNLKADAMLEEVKHATSISLLDGSFTQNKLLPLLKQHDIPYRGPFKSMGDALQASYDAAQAKQHDLPDLPQAILLSPGSASFELFANEFDRGNQFKNLVGLLLEA, from the coding sequence ATGAAGGTTCTGATCTTCGGATTGGGAATGCATGGTGGTGGATATTCCGCCGCTTCCTATTTTCTCGACCATGGCGATGAAGTGAGAATTACCGACCTGAAAGGAGCCTGCGATTTAGGTTCTGAAATGGAAGCGCTCACTCTTCGAGGTGCCTTGTGCATATCGGGAACGCACCGAAGTGAAGATTTCCTATGGGCCGACATCGTCGTAAAGAACCCTGCCATCCCACCCAATCATCCAATGCTTGCCCATGCCCGCATGGTAGTCAATGACTTTGCTTGGCTTTTTTCCTCTCCTTGGTGTGAACAAGTCAAAATTATTGGGATCACGGGAACCAAGGGGAAAACGACAACCAGTGCCGCTGTAGCACATGTATTGACGCATGCAGGGTATGAAGCGATGCAATGCGGCAATATGGGCATCAGTGCATTTACCGTACTCAGGGAGTGGGAACGACGCCATGAACAGGGACGGAGACTTCCCGATTTTTTGGTGGTTGAGTTCTCCTCCTGGCAGATACGTGACTCAGTACAGGCCTTGCATGGACAACTTCCCATCATGGAAGTATGCGCCCTCACCAATTTCTACCCTGATCACCTGAATTCATACCAATCCATCGAACAGTATCTCGAGGACAAACTTGAGTTGTTCACACCATCCATCCATATGGCCGTAGTTCCCGATGTCATGATGAAGAGAATCCAAAAGCAGACGAAGCTCGACCGACGGCACATCAGGGGCATTGACCGCTCATGCCCGAAGGAACTGGAGCAGCAACCGCATCTGCAAAGTGCGTATGCAATTCTGTTGGCGCTGGGCCTCAAGTACAAAAGCATCCTCAAGGCTTTGGAGAGTTTCCAAGGCGTCCCTCACCGCATTGAGCAGGTGGGGTCGCTTGGCTCCATTCTCTTTGTCAACGACAGCGCGGCAACCATACCCGAGGCGGTACACTTCTCCTATGCCAAATTTCGTTCGATGGCGGTACACTTGATATGCGGGGGAACGGACAAGAACCTGAAAGCTGATGCCATGCTCGAGGAAGTGAAGCATGCAACCAGCATCTCCTTGCTGGATGGAAGTTTCACCCAGAACAAACTGCTCCCACTACTGAAGCAGCATGATATCCCCTATAGGGGACCATTCAAGTCCATGGGTGATGCCTTGCAGGCGAGTTACGATGCAGCACAGGCAAAACAGCACGATCTGCCTGACTTGCCCCAGGCAATCCTGCTCTCACCAGGCAGTGCATCGTTTGAACTCTTTGCCAATGAATTTGATCGGGGCAACCAATTCAAGAATTTGGTTGGGCTCCTTCTTGAGGCTTGA
- the rpsF gene encoding 30S ribosomal protein S6, with amino-acid sequence MRNYEFTVIFNANEENTTAGLEYVTSTFATAGVEITKQDDMGVKYLAYDIKKQEKGHYVYFELKADPSTILEFERGFLLNANILKYLFVNTEK; translated from the coding sequence ATGAGAAATTATGAGTTCACCGTTATCTTCAATGCAAATGAAGAAAACACAACCGCTGGCCTAGAGTATGTGACCAGCACCTTTGCAACTGCCGGGGTAGAGATTACCAAGCAGGACGACATGGGCGTCAAGTATCTGGCCTATGACATCAAGAAACAGGAAAAGGGACACTATGTCTACTTCGAACTGAAGGCTGACCCAAGCACTATCCTCGAATTTGAACGAGGATTCCTCTTGAACGCCAACATTTTGAAGTATCTGTTTGTAAACACTGAGAAATAA
- a CDS encoding single-stranded DNA-binding protein — protein sequence MANDMNVVALVGRLTRESELRYSNGGMAICRFSLAVNRRKRTADNKWEDEANFFDCTMFGKSAESINQYLEKGRQVSIIGELRQSRWEQDGQSRSRVEIAVNSLQLLSSPGSTDGRSERSSGEQPVARNQGSYSPRSNAKPESIPVMDISGPEQFDDDQIPF from the coding sequence ATGGCAAATGACATGAATGTAGTCGCGTTGGTGGGTCGGCTTACGAGGGAGAGCGAGCTTCGTTATTCCAATGGAGGCATGGCCATCTGTCGTTTTTCCCTTGCAGTCAACCGGAGAAAGAGGACGGCTGACAATAAATGGGAGGATGAGGCCAACTTTTTTGACTGCACGATGTTTGGCAAGAGTGCTGAGTCCATCAACCAGTATCTGGAGAAGGGCAGGCAGGTCTCCATCATCGGTGAACTGAGGCAGAGTCGCTGGGAACAGGACGGACAAAGCCGAAGCCGAGTTGAGATTGCCGTTAATTCTTTGCAGCTCCTTTCCAGTCCCGGTTCTACCGATGGTAGAAGCGAGAGAAGCTCTGGCGAACAGCCTGTAGCAAGAAATCAGGGGTCATACAGCCCTCGTTCGAATGCCAAGCCGGAATCGATTCCTGTAATGGATATCTCCGGTCCTGAGCAATTTGACGACGACCAGATCCCATTCTAA
- the rpsR gene encoding 30S ribosomal protein S18, giving the protein MRDDDNDSMMNDMDGKNGRDRRTGGRKPAFRKKVCKFCTQNLTPDYKNPEMLRRYITERGKILPARITGCCAKHQRAVTNEIKKARVLAYLPFEKK; this is encoded by the coding sequence ATGCGTGATGACGATAATGATTCCATGATGAATGATATGGATGGAAAGAATGGAAGAGACAGACGGACAGGGGGTCGCAAGCCCGCTTTCCGTAAGAAGGTTTGCAAGTTTTGCACCCAGAACCTTACTCCCGACTACAAGAATCCTGAGATGCTTCGGCGCTATATCACCGAGCGTGGCAAGATTCTTCCCGCCCGCATCACTGGTTGCTGTGCAAAGCACCAGAGAGCAGTTACCAACGAGATCAAGAAGGCCCGCGTTCTCGCATACCTTCCGTTCGAGAAGAAGTAA
- a CDS encoding motility associated factor glycosyltransferase family protein: protein MNQKNREAMKFLLIAVGVSYVLSRLMVGNFLFTIPLMVLAPKFSDRKGELLPVILVGALILLTELIRSRNALGSEEGRILLVIGLFIPAVLLVACAVWIALAKQRTVNRYLAACLFGVVASFTVVIWFSKPTEPLMRVNSAMYETFRLILGQASGTTDSVLPMADDAIKSVYHMSVLTIGAILAPLCMALVGFASFMAMSYQARFDSSFSLRVSAWKVPDLLIWIFLASWTIVLLLIFAKAGYLVRALALQVALGSAVLYAVQGMAIVTHFMLRKGIAVNTGRLVTTTFLLAFLIPGVNLLVVFVLPLLGVTETWIVYRRNE from the coding sequence ATGAACCAGAAGAATCGTGAAGCTATGAAATTCCTGTTGATCGCAGTGGGTGTCAGCTATGTGCTTTCCCGCTTGATGGTCGGCAATTTCCTCTTCACCATACCCTTGATGGTTCTTGCCCCGAAGTTTTCCGATCGCAAAGGAGAACTGCTTCCCGTCATCTTGGTAGGTGCGTTGATTCTGCTCACCGAGTTGATTCGCTCAAGGAATGCCTTGGGTAGTGAGGAAGGGAGAATCCTGCTTGTGATTGGATTGTTCATCCCCGCTGTATTGTTGGTGGCTTGTGCAGTATGGATTGCATTGGCAAAACAACGGACAGTGAACCGTTATTTGGCTGCTTGCCTCTTTGGGGTGGTCGCCTCTTTTACGGTAGTTATCTGGTTTTCGAAGCCGACCGAGCCATTGATGCGGGTAAACTCAGCAATGTATGAGACCTTCCGCCTCATTCTCGGACAGGCATCCGGCACGACCGATTCAGTGCTTCCGATGGCAGATGATGCCATTAAAAGCGTGTATCACATGTCGGTATTGACCATAGGAGCAATATTGGCTCCGTTGTGCATGGCGTTGGTTGGATTTGCCAGTTTTATGGCAATGAGTTACCAAGCGCGGTTTGACAGTAGCTTTTCCCTTCGGGTGTCCGCCTGGAAGGTTCCCGATCTTTTGATCTGGATTTTCCTAGCCTCCTGGACCATTGTGCTTCTGTTGATTTTTGCCAAGGCAGGGTATCTTGTTCGGGCTTTAGCCCTTCAGGTTGCTCTGGGCAGTGCCGTGTTGTATGCTGTGCAAGGTATGGCTATCGTGACGCATTTCATGTTACGAAAGGGCATTGCCGTCAATACTGGAAGGTTGGTTACTACAACTTTTCTGCTGGCTTTTCTGATACCTGGGGTGAACCTGCTGGTTGTCTTTGTACTGCCTTTGTTGGGTGTTACGGAGACTTGGATTGTGTATAGACGTAATGAGTAA
- the rplI gene encoding 50S ribosomal protein L9 — protein sequence MKIILNQDVVNLGEEGDVVVVKDGYARNYLLPTGMAVMFSKTNQAIFASRTAAIEKRKIEKRDASASLREKLNKVVLTMVVSAGESGKLFGSVTSSMVQEALAKQGIEVERKKIEVPTHAIKMVGTFSVRVRLYEDESAEVKLVVESDSIVKARQAAEARAASEAAKAAAKAEAEAAKAAALAAQAQANE from the coding sequence ATGAAAATCATTCTCAATCAGGATGTCGTCAACCTCGGTGAAGAGGGAGACGTTGTAGTTGTAAAGGACGGGTATGCCCGTAACTATCTGCTTCCTACCGGCATGGCTGTGATGTTCAGTAAGACTAATCAGGCCATTTTTGCTTCCCGTACTGCTGCCATTGAAAAGCGCAAGATCGAGAAGCGCGACGCTAGCGCAAGCTTGAGAGAGAAACTGAACAAGGTTGTACTCACCATGGTTGTTTCTGCTGGTGAAAGCGGCAAGTTGTTCGGTTCTGTCACCTCCTCCATGGTCCAGGAAGCCCTTGCAAAGCAGGGTATTGAGGTCGAGCGCAAGAAGATTGAGGTTCCCACCCATGCAATCAAGATGGTTGGCACTTTCTCGGTCCGTGTTCGCCTCTATGAGGACGAGAGTGCTGAGGTGAAGTTGGTAGTCGAGAGTGACTCGATTGTCAAGGCTCGCCAAGCTGCAGAAGCAAGAGCTGCTTCCGAGGCTGCAAAGGCAGCTGCCAAAGCCGAAGCTGAAGCTGCAAAGGCTGCCGCCCTTGCCGCCCAGGCTCAAGCCAACGAGTAA
- the dnaB gene encoding replicative DNA helicase has product MASNSMLGRVPPQNEEAERAVLGAILLNEKVLVEVTDFLGKDDFYKVAHQQLFGAIVAFRQESSETLDLITLSSYLKRKSLVEQCGGLSYISTLTSDVPTTTNAAYYAKILKALSQRRKLLLFASKLKDNAFDESQDIQKVIDEGEQSLSSLSNETAGSDSYYSIKDLITNTISDIEMRSTSGIKNGFETGFLPLDSITGGFKKQEFIIVGARPSIGKTAFALSLTLNMIVKKKYRVGFFSLEMSASSLMERLLTGHSRVDFSHIRKATLKNSEMSSIIDASGALYEAELYIQDTPNMKLMELRAQARRMKLEHDIQVIYIDYIGLIDAEADARIPRHEQISIISRSLKQLARELDLPVVCLCQVGRQADGVEPKLSDLRDSGSIEQDADVVVLLHRDVGKNRTDDEAEREKNNIQETKIIMAKNRNGETGVFSLAFVSNIVRFEEMEFSRKYVAGNNPNA; this is encoded by the coding sequence ATGGCGTCGAATAGTATGCTCGGGCGCGTTCCCCCCCAGAATGAGGAGGCCGAACGTGCTGTCTTAGGGGCAATCCTGCTCAATGAGAAGGTCCTTGTAGAAGTGACCGACTTTTTGGGCAAGGACGACTTTTATAAAGTAGCCCACCAGCAACTGTTCGGTGCCATTGTTGCCTTCAGGCAGGAGAGTTCTGAAACCCTCGACCTTATTACGCTCAGTTCCTATTTGAAGCGTAAGAGCCTGGTTGAGCAGTGTGGGGGACTCTCCTACATTTCTACCCTCACCAGTGACGTTCCCACCACAACGAACGCCGCTTACTATGCAAAGATTCTTAAAGCCCTCAGCCAAAGGCGCAAACTTCTTTTGTTTGCCTCCAAGCTCAAGGACAATGCCTTTGACGAGTCGCAGGATATTCAGAAAGTCATCGATGAAGGGGAGCAGTCCCTTTCCTCATTGAGCAATGAAACTGCCGGCAGTGACAGCTACTACTCGATAAAGGATCTGATCACAAACACCATAAGCGACATCGAGATGCGCAGTACCAGTGGTATCAAGAATGGTTTTGAGACAGGTTTCCTCCCGCTCGACTCCATCACCGGTGGTTTCAAGAAGCAGGAGTTCATCATTGTTGGAGCTCGACCGTCCATTGGTAAAACTGCTTTTGCCCTCTCTTTGACACTCAATATGATTGTGAAGAAGAAGTATCGGGTGGGGTTCTTCTCTCTTGAAATGAGTGCTTCAAGCCTCATGGAACGCCTGTTGACCGGTCACAGCCGTGTCGATTTTTCCCATATCCGCAAAGCTACCCTGAAGAACAGTGAGATGAGCTCCATCATCGATGCTTCCGGAGCGTTGTATGAAGCTGAACTGTATATCCAGGATACTCCGAACATGAAGTTGATGGAGTTGAGGGCTCAGGCCCGCAGGATGAAGCTTGAGCATGACATCCAGGTGATTTACATCGATTACATCGGCCTGATCGATGCCGAGGCGGATGCCCGCATCCCCCGCCATGAACAGATTTCTATCATCAGCCGTTCGCTGAAGCAGCTTGCCCGTGAACTGGATCTGCCGGTGGTTTGCTTGTGTCAGGTAGGCCGCCAAGCCGATGGTGTGGAACCAAAGCTCAGTGATTTGCGTGATAGCGGTTCAATCGAACAGGATGCGGACGTAGTAGTCCTCTTACATCGCGATGTCGGCAAGAATCGAACCGACGATGAAGCGGAACGCGAGAAGAACAACATCCAGGAAACGAAAATCATCATGGCCAAAAACCGAAACGGTGAGACGGGAGTATTCTCGCTTGCATTTGTCAGCAATATTGTACGATTTGAGGAAATGGAATTCAGCCGCAAATATGTTGCGGGTAATAATCCTAACGCCTGA
- the rseP gene encoding RIP metalloprotease RseP, whose product MSDIAALLVKYLIGLVGITIVVVIHEIGHLVAAKIYGIEVEIFSFGLGPKLWGTPYKGTEYRISLFPLGGYCRLKGSDDLSQALIGKQRVFTHTEEGSLFSVHPSKRVITYLSGPLANLLFAILLYALLATIPLQVVSMPSIVATVDDYPQLFGDTVSPASDAGIQTGDRVLKLNGQAIVDWEDLENRLLNSKGKEIFTIERDQEVLDITVFGQSTDQGSFRYGLSVLQDAVVGSVRPNSEEYRAGLREGDRITGVNAVPVANHLQLLSALDAAEDTYLLTVLRNNEQLDIQFKAKTDEQGKADFQFSIAADTIKRAGKRFNLLDGWNSTAGIVRQTFTMIAGLFARDEENLRSSVTGMARSALLIGDITTLGLEQNTQSGLYALFYLMGGVSISLAIANLIPLPAFDGGQVVIALAEWVSKKQIRPKTYYILQLMGIICIIGIFLLLTLVDIRHFLAIRR is encoded by the coding sequence ATGAGTGACATCGCCGCCCTCTTGGTAAAATACCTTATAGGATTGGTAGGTATTACCATTGTGGTGGTCATCCATGAAATCGGTCACCTTGTAGCGGCAAAAATATATGGCATTGAGGTGGAAATATTTTCCTTCGGTCTCGGGCCAAAGCTATGGGGTACACCCTATAAGGGAACCGAGTACCGAATCAGCCTCTTTCCTTTGGGAGGCTATTGCCGACTGAAGGGTTCGGATGATCTCAGCCAAGCCCTTATCGGCAAACAACGCGTCTTTACGCATACCGAGGAGGGATCGCTTTTCTCGGTTCATCCATCCAAACGGGTAATCACCTACCTTTCAGGACCTTTGGCCAACCTCTTGTTCGCCATCCTTCTCTATGCCTTGCTTGCCACCATCCCCCTGCAGGTAGTCTCAATGCCGAGTATTGTGGCAACAGTAGATGACTACCCACAATTATTCGGCGACACTGTGAGCCCTGCTTCTGATGCAGGAATACAAACCGGGGATAGAGTACTCAAGCTCAATGGGCAGGCCATTGTAGACTGGGAGGATTTGGAAAATCGATTGCTGAACTCAAAAGGCAAGGAAATCTTTACCATTGAGCGAGATCAAGAAGTGCTGGATATAACCGTTTTCGGTCAAAGTACCGACCAAGGGTCCTTCCGTTACGGGCTGTCCGTACTGCAGGATGCTGTGGTGGGGAGCGTCAGACCCAACTCTGAAGAGTATCGTGCAGGCTTACGGGAAGGCGATAGGATTACCGGGGTAAACGCTGTTCCTGTTGCCAATCATCTGCAGCTGCTCAGTGCGCTCGATGCTGCCGAGGATACATATTTGCTGACCGTCCTGCGGAACAATGAACAGCTGGATATCCAATTCAAGGCAAAAACCGATGAACAAGGCAAAGCAGATTTTCAGTTCTCGATTGCTGCCGATACAATAAAACGAGCCGGAAAAAGGTTCAATCTGCTTGATGGATGGAATAGTACAGCCGGAATTGTAAGGCAGACATTTACTATGATTGCGGGTCTGTTTGCCCGGGATGAAGAGAACCTGAGAAGCTCAGTAACCGGTATGGCCCGCTCGGCATTGCTCATCGGTGATATCACCACCCTGGGCCTTGAGCAGAATACACAAAGCGGGCTCTATGCCCTCTTCTACCTCATGGGCGGTGTCTCCATCTCGTTGGCCATAGCAAATCTCATCCCCTTGCCGGCGTTTGATGGCGGACAGGTCGTAATAGCCCTTGCCGAATGGGTCAGCAAAAAACAGATACGTCCAAAAACCTACTACATACTGCAGCTTATGGGAATTATTTGTATTATTGGGATTTTTTTACTGCTGACACTTGTTGATATTCGTCATTTTCTGGCGATCAGGCGTTAG
- the dxr gene encoding 1-deoxy-D-xylulose-5-phosphate reductoisomerase, protein MKRVIILGCTGSIGSTALEAIRTKHLDLQVVGLSAHTNAPQLIASAHEFSAQAICLTSTTLEEVSSLNTYSYFSGLERMLHSLDADIVLNAIAGFDGLRASLAALECGFDLALANKESVVCAGPYLFEIAKKYGSTIIPVDSEHSAIAELLKGHERQQVQSLIITASGGPFRTLDADHFAAITVEQALAHPTWNMGKKISIDSATLANKALEVIEASHLFGFDADHIEVVVHPQSIVHSMIRTRDGAVYAQLGNPDMTLPIVNALCTGSPSLVKPMDFTNLSLTFEQPDFKRFPLLGLAFEILRRKGSSALAFNAADEVAVHAFLARKISYPALVQIVMRTLDQKWDEEIDSFEHILALDAKARMVARSLI, encoded by the coding sequence ATGAAACGGGTCATCATCCTCGGGTGCACCGGTAGTATCGGCAGCACAGCACTTGAGGCCATTCGAACCAAACATCTCGATCTCCAGGTAGTTGGGCTATCAGCTCATACCAATGCCCCGCAATTGATTGCCTCGGCTCATGAATTCTCAGCTCAGGCAATCTGTCTTACCTCCACCACCCTTGAAGAAGTGTCTTCGCTCAACACCTATAGCTATTTCAGCGGGCTTGAGCGCATGCTCCACTCCCTTGATGCCGATATTGTCCTGAATGCCATCGCAGGTTTTGATGGACTTAGGGCGTCCCTGGCTGCCCTCGAATGTGGATTCGATCTCGCACTCGCCAACAAGGAAAGTGTTGTCTGTGCAGGACCCTACCTTTTTGAAATTGCAAAAAAATACGGTTCCACAATCATTCCAGTGGACAGCGAGCACTCTGCCATTGCAGAGCTGCTCAAAGGCCATGAACGGCAGCAGGTCCAATCCTTGATAATCACTGCGAGCGGAGGACCTTTCAGGACTCTCGATGCAGATCATTTTGCCGCCATCACCGTTGAGCAAGCCCTCGCCCACCCTACGTGGAACATGGGAAAGAAAATCAGCATCGACAGCGCAACCTTAGCCAACAAAGCGTTGGAAGTGATTGAGGCTTCGCATCTTTTTGGGTTCGATGCCGATCATATTGAAGTGGTGGTTCATCCTCAGTCGATAGTCCATTCAATGATCAGAACCCGTGACGGGGCGGTCTATGCCCAGCTTGGCAATCCCGATATGACGCTGCCGATAGTCAATGCACTCTGCACAGGAAGCCCCTCGTTGGTCAAACCCATGGATTTCACCAACCTTTCACTCACGTTTGAGCAACCCGATTTCAAGCGATTTCCTCTGCTTGGCCTCGCTTTTGAGATTCTCAGACGAAAAGGCTCGAGTGCCCTTGCCTTCAATGCGGCGGACGAGGTTGCGGTTCATGCTTTTTTAGCCCGTAAAATCTCCTACCCTGCATTGGTCCAAATAGTCATGAGGACCCTCGATCAGAAATGGGATGAAGAAATCGATTCGTTTGAACACATTCTGGCCTTGGATGCCAAAGCCCGAATGGTTGCAAGAAGCCTGATATGA
- a CDS encoding phosphatidate cytidylyltransferase — MAKRVLTTVVTLPTLFCIILFLPHYSYVALSFLAVLTAIWGAKELKDLYQKSEGVTVHLPSYVVGLLPLAQWIEMGYYPNLPLVDLAVVLMALGFFSNELVFGAKDSFTKSLSRIAGQSLLLLYPGLLITFIQRISILAYPSQSFLLFFLLVFGNDIFAFVFGMSFGKTNKGFVKVSPNKSIAGFVGGTLSTILLSVLFCLFVPGINEHISLFQAIILGLATSAAANIGDLIESAFKRSAHVKDSGTLVPGRGGLLDSIDSMLASAPIFWILLSLF; from the coding sequence ATGGCAAAGAGGGTTCTTACCACCGTAGTTACGCTTCCTACCTTGTTCTGCATTATTTTGTTTCTCCCCCACTATTCATACGTTGCCCTCTCCTTCCTTGCTGTGCTCACGGCAATCTGGGGGGCAAAAGAACTGAAAGATCTCTATCAGAAAAGCGAAGGTGTCACCGTACATCTACCCTCGTATGTCGTCGGGTTGCTCCCTCTTGCACAGTGGATTGAGATGGGGTATTACCCCAACCTTCCGTTGGTTGATTTGGCCGTTGTACTGATGGCGTTGGGATTCTTCTCCAATGAGCTGGTCTTCGGAGCGAAAGACTCGTTTACCAAATCCCTTTCCCGCATTGCTGGACAGAGCCTGTTGCTGCTCTATCCTGGCCTTTTGATCACCTTCATCCAACGTATCTCCATCCTTGCCTATCCTTCACAATCATTTTTACTCTTCTTCCTACTCGTGTTCGGCAATGATATTTTTGCCTTTGTCTTTGGCATGTCATTCGGCAAGACCAATAAGGGCTTTGTTAAAGTCAGTCCAAACAAGAGTATTGCCGGCTTTGTCGGAGGGACGCTCTCCACCATCCTACTTTCAGTGCTTTTCTGCCTTTTTGTTCCAGGAATCAATGAACATATTTCACTCTTCCAGGCAATCATTCTGGGCTTGGCAACAAGTGCAGCAGCAAATATCGGTGATTTGATCGAGAGTGCCTTCAAGCGCTCTGCTCATGTGAAGGACAGCGGAACGCTCGTACCGGGCCGCGGAGGCCTTCTGGATTCCATTGACTCCATGTTGGCAAGTGCTCCAATTTTCTGGATACTGCTCTCGCTCTTCTAG
- the uppS gene encoding polyprenyl diphosphate synthase: protein MEDKPVAPVHLGIIMDGNGRWAKKRSLPRTAGHAEGLKALKRVICEAAAQGIGYVTFYTFSTENWKRSEQEVAYLMHLFVAKIHGELSFYNKHGIRILARGDLQKLPMDVQQAIEKTVFETRNNTTITAIVAINYGGRDEICRAVNKCIALNPGQDITEASIADNLDLPQVPPVDMIVRSANEKRLSNFLLWDSAYAELAFYEKYWPDWNEEDVRIVCHDYSQRVRKFGGIE from the coding sequence ATGGAAGACAAACCCGTTGCCCCGGTCCACCTTGGCATAATCATGGATGGAAACGGCCGTTGGGCTAAGAAGCGATCGCTTCCCCGCACAGCCGGTCATGCAGAGGGATTGAAAGCCCTCAAGCGAGTGATATGCGAAGCAGCGGCCCAGGGTATCGGGTATGTCACTTTCTATACGTTCTCTACCGAGAATTGGAAGCGAAGTGAGCAGGAAGTGGCGTACTTGATGCACCTCTTCGTTGCCAAGATTCATGGAGAACTTTCGTTCTATAACAAACACGGAATACGCATCCTTGCCAGGGGTGATTTGCAGAAGCTTCCCATGGATGTCCAACAAGCTATAGAAAAAACTGTCTTTGAGACGCGTAACAACACTACCATTACTGCAATAGTCGCGATAAACTATGGGGGACGAGATGAGATTTGTCGTGCGGTAAACAAATGTATCGCCCTCAATCCCGGACAGGACATCACGGAAGCCTCCATTGCAGATAATTTGGACTTGCCTCAGGTGCCTCCTGTCGATATGATAGTGAGAAGTGCGAATGAGAAGAGGTTGAGTAATTTCCTCTTGTGGGACAGCGCATATGCTGAACTTGCTTTCTATGAGAAATATTGGCCTGACTGGAACGAAGAAGATGTCCGTATTGTCTGCCACGATTATAGTCAGCGGGTAAGGAAATTTGGGGGAATCGAATGA